One window of the Dehalococcoidales bacterium genome contains the following:
- a CDS encoding MFS transporter — MTRYVIFIVSSLSLLIVSISGTSVSVAFPEITAYFNAPLILAAWVLTVNQLASTAVMPLAGKAGDIFGGKRTFLVSIAVFTIGSLFSALAPNIELLIAARFVQAIGAGSFLPLATAIVSDQFPHSRQQAIGFFSSIFPIGMIIGPNIGGWLVEAYGWRSVFWLNLPLGVLVFIFALIIIKPGKTTGGKLDLTGAGLFTGMLSAFLIALSEIGSSPDSTTWTVFGVLLALGGLLLYLFIRHEGKIKEPIIDLQVLKDKPFQAANYFNFLYGMAVLGVMSFIPLYAIAVYEVSTLASGLILTPRSVGTMLASLVTSMMLPKWGYRKPMLFGTGIMFLTNILLGLEFASASFWGIHLNGVWLLGVIMFVSGVGMGIIAPAANNACIELMPHRVATITGVRGMFRQSGSAVSIAVTSLVLENFTHIGQGFRVVFFALAAVLVVAAPFIFAMPRSAAPCPPQEPMKRTL; from the coding sequence ATGACCCGCTATGTTATCTTCATTGTGAGCAGTCTGTCCCTGCTCATCGTGTCCATCAGCGGCACCTCCGTATCCGTGGCTTTTCCGGAGATAACCGCTTATTTTAACGCGCCGCTGATACTGGCGGCCTGGGTGCTGACCGTCAACCAGCTGGCCAGCACCGCCGTGATGCCGCTGGCCGGCAAGGCGGGGGACATCTTCGGGGGAAAGCGGACCTTCCTGGTATCCATCGCCGTATTCACCATCGGCTCGCTGTTTTCCGCGCTGGCCCCGAACATCGAGCTGCTTATCGCCGCCCGCTTCGTCCAGGCCATCGGCGCCGGCAGCTTTTTACCCCTGGCCACGGCCATCGTCAGCGACCAGTTTCCCCACTCCCGGCAGCAGGCCATCGGGTTTTTCAGCAGCATCTTTCCCATCGGCATGATTATCGGGCCCAACATCGGCGGCTGGCTGGTGGAAGCCTACGGGTGGCGCTCGGTGTTCTGGCTCAACCTGCCGCTGGGGGTGCTGGTCTTCATCTTCGCGCTGATTATCATCAAACCGGGAAAAACGACCGGGGGCAAGCTGGACCTGACCGGCGCCGGGCTTTTCACCGGCATGCTCTCCGCCTTCCTCATCGCCCTGAGCGAAATAGGCTCCAGCCCCGACAGCACCACCTGGACGGTCTTCGGGGTACTGCTGGCGCTGGGCGGATTGCTGCTCTACCTGTTCATCCGGCACGAAGGCAAAATAAAGGAGCCCATCATAGATTTGCAGGTGCTCAAGGACAAGCCGTTCCAGGCCGCCAACTACTTCAATTTCCTCTACGGCATGGCGGTGCTGGGCGTAATGTCTTTCATCCCCCTTTACGCCATTGCCGTGTACGAAGTGTCCACGCTGGCCAGCGGCCTTATCCTGACGCCCCGCTCGGTGGGGACGATGCTGGCCTCACTGGTAACCAGCATGATGCTGCCGAAGTGGGGCTACCGCAAGCCGATGCTGTTCGGCACCGGCATCATGTTTTTAACGAATATCCTGCTCGGGCTGGAGTTTGCCAGCGCCAGTTTCTGGGGGATACACCTGAACGGGGTGTGGCTGCTGGGGGTAATCATGTTCGTTTCCGGGGTGGGGATGGGCATTATAGCCCCGGCGGCGAATAACGCCTGCATCGAGCTGATGCCGCACCGGGTGGCGACGATTACGGGGGTGAGGGGGATGTTCCGCCAGAGCGGGTCGGCGGTGAGCATCGCGGTCACCTCCCTGGTGCTGGAGAACTTCACGCACATTGGGCAGGGTTTCCGGGTGGTATTTTTCGCGCTGGCGGCGGTGCTGGTGGTTGCCGCGCCTTTCATCTTCGCCATGCCGCGGTCGGCGGCGCCGTGCCCGCCGCAGGAGCCGATGAAGCGGACGCTGTAA
- a CDS encoding MBL fold metallo-hydrolase gives MEIKITTLAENTAEMGFLAEWGLSMFVEADGAKVLFDTGMGIAAVHNAHLLGLDLGTADKIVLSHGHYDHTGGLREVLMLMKKEVEVIAHPDIWASKYGGRRKGAERYSGLPFRRELLENLGARFNLTDKPVHITDRFMTTGEVPMLTDYEQIDSGLFDKETGEMLPDELKDDLALVIDADFGLVVILGCAHHGIVNTLKQAQKITGKELIYAAIGGTHLLNADLERWAMTAADLKEMGVQYLGVSHCTGFEASAYLAQEFGDRFFLNNSGSRWTLPFA, from the coding sequence ATGGAGATTAAAATCACTACGCTGGCGGAAAATACCGCCGAGATGGGCTTTCTGGCGGAGTGGGGCCTGAGCATGTTCGTGGAGGCGGACGGCGCTAAAGTGCTGTTCGATACCGGCATGGGCATCGCCGCCGTGCATAATGCCCATCTTTTGGGACTTGACCTGGGCACGGCCGATAAAATCGTTTTGAGCCACGGCCATTACGACCATACCGGCGGGCTGCGGGAAGTGCTGATGCTGATGAAAAAAGAGGTGGAGGTTATTGCCCACCCGGATATCTGGGCGTCCAAATACGGTGGCCGGCGCAAAGGGGCGGAACGCTATAGCGGCCTGCCCTTCCGGCGCGAGCTGCTGGAAAACCTGGGGGCGCGCTTTAACCTTACGGATAAGCCGGTGCATATCACCGACCGCTTTATGACTACCGGCGAAGTCCCAATGCTGACCGACTACGAACAAATAGACAGCGGCCTCTTTGATAAAGAGACCGGCGAGATGCTCCCGGACGAGCTTAAGGACGACCTCGCCCTGGTTATCGACGCCGATTTCGGCCTGGTGGTGATCCTGGGCTGTGCCCACCACGGCATCGTCAACACCTTAAAACAGGCACAGAAAATCACCGGCAAGGAGCTGATTTACGCCGCCATCGGCGGGACGCACCTGCTCAACGCCGACCTGGAGCGTTGGGCGATGACCGCCGCCGACCTTAAGGAGATGGGGGTGCAGTACCTGGGCGTCTCCCACTGCACCGGCTTCGAGGCTTCGGCCTACCTGGCCCAGGAGTTCGGCGACCGGTTTTTCCTGAACAACTCCGGTTCCCGCTGGACGCTGCCCTTCGCCTGA
- a CDS encoding sulfite exporter TauE/SafE family protein, whose translation MLAAIGLFIGAFGTLIGVAGGFLLIPILLFMYPDYSPTVITSITLTVAFFNAVSGSIAYYRLKRIDFKSGLLFALTAVPGAILGAYLVNYLSRSVFQYIFGGILLAISVFLMLRPTRKAGGGFLRRWPTSRQITDRQNTVHRYTYNLPLGMTIAFFVGVISGLLGIGGGIVHVPALTQILNFPAHIATATSHFMVAITTFSAIDTHLIARTFTGDFGVAAVLSGGAVVGAQFGARLSQKVSGVLIVRLLAGGLAIVALRLLISPL comes from the coding sequence TTGCTGGCGGCTATCGGCCTGTTCATCGGCGCTTTCGGCACCCTCATCGGCGTGGCCGGCGGCTTTCTCTTGATTCCCATTCTCCTCTTTATGTACCCCGATTATTCCCCGACGGTTATTACCAGCATCACCCTGACCGTGGCTTTTTTTAACGCCGTGTCCGGCTCGATTGCCTACTATCGCCTCAAACGCATCGACTTCAAGTCCGGGCTGCTTTTCGCTTTGACGGCGGTGCCGGGGGCGATATTGGGCGCTTACCTGGTCAATTACCTGAGCCGGAGCGTTTTCCAGTACATCTTCGGGGGCATTTTACTGGCGATATCCGTTTTCCTGATGCTGCGCCCCACCCGGAAAGCCGGCGGCGGTTTCCTGCGCCGGTGGCCTACATCACGGCAAATTACCGACCGGCAGAATACGGTGCACCGCTACACCTATAATTTGCCCCTCGGAATGACGATTGCCTTCTTCGTCGGCGTGATATCGGGGCTGTTGGGCATCGGTGGGGGTATCGTCCACGTGCCGGCGCTGACACAGATTCTTAATTTCCCCGCCCATATCGCCACGGCTACCTCGCATTTCATGGTAGCCATCACCACCTTTTCCGCTATCGATACCCACCTCATCGCCCGCACTTTTACGGGTGATTTCGGCGTGGCGGCGGTGCTTTCGGGCGGGGCGGTGGTGGGGGCGCAGTTCGGCGCCCGTCTGTCCCAGAAGGTATCCGGCGTGCTTATCGTCCGGCTGCTGGCGGGGGGGCTGGCTATCGTGGCTTTAAGGCTTCTCATATCGCCGCTCTAG
- a CDS encoding MTH1187 family thiamine-binding protein gives MAMLDISVVPVGTGSPSVSAYVAGAVKILKKEPGIKYELTAMSTIIEGDLPVLLALARKMHNSAFDAGAPRVVTTIRIDERRDKPLTIEGKIKAVKDKLVG, from the coding sequence ATGGCGATGCTGGATATCAGCGTGGTGCCGGTAGGGACGGGCAGCCCATCGGTAAGCGCGTACGTGGCCGGGGCGGTAAAAATACTAAAAAAAGAGCCGGGCATCAAGTATGAACTGACCGCCATGAGCACCATCATTGAGGGTGATTTGCCCGTGCTGCTGGCATTGGCGCGGAAAATGCACAATTCCGCCTTTGACGCCGGCGCGCCAAGGGTGGTGACCACCATCCGCATCGATGAACGGCGGGATAAACCCCTGACCATCGAGGGCAAGATTAAAGCGGTCAAAGACAAGCTGGTGGGTTGA
- a CDS encoding DUF1847 domain-containing protein, producing the protein MARNTYPECARCLTKVCENPGGKAGEAPSLEKAPAFCPMKLLPDVYAAALSEYDKPEVKEFARLAGLQEFQCYEHTPDGLRTRLPRIEETIQFARKCGYKRLGLAHCAGLAHEAGLLTQVLANNGFEVVSVQCKTGAVPKERIGLKPEEKIAGPEAWETMCNPIVQAMIINKSRVDLAIMLGLCVGHDSLFIKYCDVPLTVLAVKDRVLAHNPLAALYTSGSYYRRLNNKIE; encoded by the coding sequence ATGGCCAGGAATACTTACCCTGAGTGCGCCCGTTGTCTCACCAAGGTATGTGAAAACCCGGGAGGCAAAGCCGGTGAAGCGCCTTCCCTGGAGAAAGCGCCGGCGTTTTGTCCCATGAAGCTGCTGCCGGACGTGTATGCCGCGGCGCTTTCGGAGTACGATAAGCCGGAGGTGAAGGAGTTCGCCCGGCTGGCGGGCTTGCAGGAGTTCCAGTGCTACGAGCATACGCCGGACGGTCTGCGCACCCGGCTGCCGCGTATTGAGGAGACGATACAGTTCGCCCGGAAATGCGGCTATAAAAGGCTGGGCCTGGCTCACTGCGCCGGACTGGCCCATGAAGCCGGCCTGCTGACGCAGGTGTTGGCCAACAACGGCTTTGAGGTGGTTTCCGTGCAGTGCAAGACCGGGGCGGTGCCCAAGGAAAGAATCGGGCTGAAGCCGGAGGAGAAAATCGCCGGGCCGGAAGCCTGGGAGACCATGTGCAATCCCATCGTCCAGGCCATGATTATCAATAAATCCAGAGTGGACCTGGCTATTATGCTGGGGTTGTGTGTAGGTCACGATTCACTCTTTATAAAATATTGCGATGTGCCGCTGACGGTGCTGGCGGTCAAGGACCGGGTGCTGGCGCACAATCCGCTGGCAGCGCTCTATACCTCCGGCTCTTATTACCGCCGACTCAACAACAAAATTGAGTGA